From one Phocaeicola salanitronis DSM 18170 genomic stretch:
- a CDS encoding SDR family oxidoreductase produces MNENFSIAGKTAVITGGSGVLGSNIAEGFLRAGAKVIIIGAHQERVNAAVERLKAAGSEIKGVVCNVLSIESLEAVKEEVLAQWGRVDILVNAAGGNIPGGTLTADQNIFDMKVEDLDKVVDLNLNGTVYPCLVFGKIMAQQKSGAIVNVSSMAAYESLTRVPGYSMAKSGVENFTRWLAQEMAIQFSEKIRVNAIAPGFFIGNQNRAILINPDGSLTDRSKKVIAKTPMRRFGDISELNGAVQFLCSDAASFITGAVLPVDGGFSAFSGV; encoded by the coding sequence ATGAACGAAAATTTCAGTATTGCCGGGAAAACAGCCGTCATAACCGGCGGTTCCGGCGTGTTAGGAAGTAACATTGCAGAAGGCTTCTTGCGGGCAGGCGCAAAAGTCATCATCATTGGCGCACATCAAGAGCGTGTAAATGCAGCAGTAGAACGCCTGAAAGCGGCAGGAAGCGAAATCAAAGGCGTGGTATGCAACGTATTAAGCATCGAAAGCCTGGAAGCCGTAAAAGAAGAAGTCCTTGCCCAATGGGGACGGGTCGACATTCTGGTCAATGCGGCTGGAGGGAATATTCCGGGAGGAACGCTCACCGCCGACCAGAATATATTTGATATGAAAGTAGAGGACTTAGACAAGGTAGTAGACCTGAACCTGAACGGAACGGTATACCCCTGCCTCGTATTCGGAAAGATTATGGCACAACAAAAAAGTGGCGCAATCGTAAACGTATCTTCCATGGCGGCTTACGAATCACTCACCCGTGTGCCAGGCTATTCTATGGCAAAAAGCGGAGTAGAGAACTTCACCCGCTGGCTGGCTCAGGAAATGGCTATTCAGTTCAGCGAGAAAATCCGCGTGAATGCCATCGCTCCGGGTTTCTTCATCGGAAACCAAAACCGTGCCATCCTGATTAATCCCGACGGCTCGCTCACCGACCGCAGCAAGAAAGTCATCGCCAAGACGCCGATGCGCCGCTTCGGTGACATTTCCGAACTCAACGGAGCCGTACAATTCCTGTGCAGCGATGCCGCAAGCTTCATTACAGGAGCGGTATTGCCTGTAGACGGAGGATTCAGCGCATTCAGCGGAGTCTGA
- the rsmI gene encoding 16S rRNA (cytidine(1402)-2'-O)-methyltransferase, protein MGKLYVVPTPVGNLEDMTLRAIRVLKEADLVLAEDTRTSGVLLKHFEIKNAMQSYHKFNEHQVLDSIIQRLKAGETIALVSDAGTPGISDPGFLVVRECVRNGIEVQCLPGATAFVPALVASGLPDERFCFEGFLPQKKGRMTRLNALAEETRTMIFYESPYRLVKTLVQFAALFGGERKVSVCREISKIHEESVRGTLDEVIAHFTESEPKGEIVIVLAGKEN, encoded by the coding sequence ATGGGAAAATTGTACGTGGTTCCTACTCCGGTAGGCAATTTAGAGGATATGACTTTGCGTGCCATTCGGGTGCTGAAAGAAGCCGATTTGGTGTTAGCGGAAGACACGCGCACCTCGGGCGTCCTGTTAAAGCACTTCGAGATCAAGAATGCCATGCAGTCTTACCATAAATTCAATGAACATCAGGTGCTGGACAGCATTATCCAACGTCTGAAGGCAGGCGAAACCATCGCTTTGGTCTCGGATGCGGGCACTCCCGGCATCTCCGACCCGGGCTTCTTGGTAGTGCGCGAATGCGTGCGAAACGGAATTGAAGTGCAATGCCTTCCCGGCGCGACCGCCTTCGTCCCGGCACTGGTAGCATCAGGATTGCCCGACGAACGTTTCTGCTTCGAAGGGTTCCTGCCTCAGAAAAAAGGGCGGATGACACGCCTGAACGCCTTGGCGGAAGAGACACGCACGATGATATTCTATGAATCTCCTTACCGGTTGGTCAAGACACTGGTTCAGTTTGCCGCACTCTTCGGCGGAGAACGGAAGGTTTCGGTATGCCGGGAAATATCAAAGATACACGAAGAAAGCGTCCGGGGGACGTTGGACGAAGTGATTGCCCATTTCACCGAATCAGAACCGAAGGGAGAGATTGTCATTGTTTTAGCAGGAAAAGAAAACTAA
- a CDS encoding Cbp1 family collagen-binding glycoprotein adhesin encodes MKKVVLFSMCAAALLASCTGTGQKQDALQVQNDSLMLELSNRDAELDEIMGAFNEIQEGFREINEAENRVDLQGNAMESKSSAEKIKEDIRFISQKLQANRARIAELEKQLQNSKSQSAQLRKAIQNLTAELESKQKQIETLQAELASKNIRIAELDEAVADLNKNVDELTAENVAKTETVAAQDKALNTAWYVFGTKSELKDQKILKRGDVLKDNEFNKDYFTEIDIRQDKEIKLYSKRAELLTTHPEGSYELVKDDKGQLTLKITNPNQFWSVSRYLVIQVR; translated from the coding sequence ATGAAGAAAGTTGTTTTATTTTCGATGTGTGCAGCTGCCTTGTTGGCTTCATGTACAGGTACAGGGCAAAAGCAAGATGCGTTACAGGTGCAAAACGATTCATTAATGCTTGAATTGTCTAACCGCGATGCCGAACTGGACGAGATTATGGGCGCGTTCAACGAAATACAGGAAGGCTTCCGCGAAATCAACGAAGCCGAAAACCGGGTAGACTTGCAAGGAAACGCTATGGAAAGCAAGTCGAGTGCGGAAAAAATCAAGGAAGACATCCGGTTTATCAGCCAGAAGCTTCAAGCCAACCGTGCCCGTATCGCAGAACTGGAAAAGCAATTGCAGAACAGCAAATCCCAATCGGCGCAGTTGAGGAAAGCCATCCAGAACCTGACCGCCGAACTGGAATCGAAACAAAAGCAAATCGAGACCCTGCAGGCGGAACTGGCTTCGAAAAACATCCGAATCGCCGAGTTGGATGAAGCTGTGGCCGACCTGAACAAGAACGTAGACGAACTGACCGCCGAAAACGTTGCCAAAACCGAAACCGTAGCCGCTCAAGACAAAGCCTTGAATACGGCATGGTATGTATTCGGAACCAAATCGGAACTGAAAGACCAGAAAATCCTGAAGCGGGGCGACGTATTGAAAGACAATGAATTCAATAAAGATTATTTTACCGAAATCGACATCCGTCAAGATAAAGAAATCAAGTTGTACTCAAAACGCGCTGAATTGCTGACCACACATCCGGAAGGTTCATACGAATTGGTAAAAGATGATAAAGGCCAGTTAACCCTGAAGATTACGAATCCGAACCAATTCTGGAGCGTATCGCGGTATCTGGTAATTCAAGTGCGTTGA
- a CDS encoding outer membrane beta-barrel protein, protein MKRLVFLYLLYIGSIALLYAMPTAPPALTDSIHATLKTYDLPEITVRSSKIKRNADRFIMQVTPSSGKNGIELLKEAPGVWLSDKGISINGASGAKVYINGQEVRLEGELLYFRLQSLQSADIQRIEILPFSGAEKDANAQGGAVYILLRKPKQKGWQGHFSLMSTIGHSVQQYQPNGSWHAHWDKWDWYASASIIWKPEDASDWNEDRIYRQTVKQFQSTGARKQTSDYETFRSGIIFSPDTLNTFGLEVEYFRHSSDNPSHSRDAISNRHETVYSHGNYHQKSDYDMTSVNFSYQHRLSHSCSTLKILADYTGKHAKGKNRYNILRQAGDYKKDTLYRSQTKADYRIINADVSWNSKSFQTGAKYTQTYTDNTSAYEGFRSGTTWTPLPDFGYTRDYREQIAAWYAQYTFTRRKWSVKAGLRLEYTHTSNRENNVNQRYFDWFPHMDVSYAFDPLQHWMLAGQYGKYIERPAFAALNPNRTQTSDYSYQIGNPWLKPTYINRFSLTLIYKYRYTLTIGGNLHKNLIREFTKQDEANPDIAYVTYENHHRENHWFVAISAPWQPTGWLNLTANFIGSRQDIYMNPEEERQSHWLYFIRAQAECFLPWDLSLEMKYSGTSRLHSGNSEINPYHTADIRLQKKFNQGKWILTLGIDNLFDRSSSYACHTEDYERDIHIHTASQGRTWKIGIAWNFGKGKQAKKTEVEKGKFSQRNRLAD, encoded by the coding sequence ATGAAACGCCTGGTCTTTCTCTACCTATTATATATAGGAAGCATCGCACTTCTATATGCGATGCCCACCGCCCCACCGGCATTGACGGACAGCATCCATGCTACATTGAAAACCTACGACCTGCCAGAGATAACGGTGAGAAGCAGTAAAATCAAGCGGAATGCCGACCGGTTTATCATGCAAGTGACACCATCCTCGGGAAAAAACGGAATTGAATTGTTGAAAGAAGCGCCCGGTGTATGGCTTTCCGACAAAGGGATTTCCATCAACGGAGCGTCTGGAGCCAAAGTCTATATCAACGGACAGGAAGTGAGGCTGGAAGGAGAACTTCTGTACTTCCGCCTGCAATCCTTGCAATCAGCAGACATCCAGCGCATCGAGATACTTCCCTTCTCCGGAGCTGAAAAAGATGCAAACGCTCAAGGCGGCGCTGTCTATATCCTGTTAAGAAAACCCAAGCAGAAAGGTTGGCAAGGGCATTTCTCGCTGATGTCCACAATAGGACATTCCGTCCAGCAATATCAGCCTAACGGAAGTTGGCATGCACATTGGGACAAATGGGACTGGTACGCTTCCGCTTCCATAATCTGGAAACCGGAAGATGCAAGCGATTGGAACGAAGACCGCATCTATCGCCAAACTGTCAAACAGTTTCAAAGCACAGGAGCACGAAAGCAAACATCAGATTATGAGACGTTCCGCTCGGGCATCATCTTCTCGCCCGACACGCTGAATACGTTCGGACTGGAAGTGGAATACTTCCGCCATTCATCCGATAACCCGTCGCATAGCCGTGACGCAATAAGCAACAGACATGAAACGGTCTATAGCCATGGGAATTATCACCAAAAATCTGATTACGACATGACATCCGTTAATTTCAGCTACCAGCACCGCCTGTCACATTCCTGTTCGACATTAAAAATATTGGCAGACTATACCGGCAAACATGCAAAAGGAAAAAACCGCTACAACATCCTGCGCCAAGCCGGGGATTACAAAAAGGATACTTTATACCGGTCGCAAACAAAAGCCGATTACCGGATTATCAACGCAGATGTGTCATGGAATAGCAAATCTTTCCAAACAGGTGCCAAATACACACAAACCTATACCGATAACACTTCGGCATACGAAGGATTCCGTAGCGGAACCACGTGGACGCCTCTGCCCGATTTCGGTTACACACGGGATTACCGGGAACAGATAGCCGCCTGGTATGCACAATACACATTTACCCGAAGGAAATGGTCGGTAAAAGCCGGACTCCGGTTGGAATATACCCATACCTCTAACCGGGAAAACAACGTAAACCAACGATATTTCGACTGGTTTCCGCACATGGATGTCAGCTATGCGTTCGACCCTCTCCAACACTGGATGCTGGCAGGACAATATGGCAAGTACATCGAACGCCCGGCATTCGCGGCACTAAACCCGAACCGGACACAAACCTCCGACTATAGCTACCAGATAGGAAACCCTTGGCTGAAGCCTACTTACATCAACCGCTTCAGCCTGACGCTAATCTACAAATACCGCTACACCTTAACCATAGGAGGCAATCTGCATAAAAACCTGATTCGCGAGTTTACCAAGCAAGACGAAGCAAATCCGGACATCGCATACGTCACCTACGAAAACCACCATCGGGAAAATCATTGGTTCGTTGCAATTTCCGCTCCTTGGCAACCCACAGGCTGGCTAAACCTTACCGCCAACTTTATCGGATCCAGGCAAGACATCTATATGAATCCCGAAGAGGAACGGCAAAGCCATTGGCTTTATTTCATCCGCGCCCAAGCCGAATGCTTCCTGCCTTGGGATCTTTCACTTGAAATGAAATACAGCGGAACTTCACGCTTACATTCGGGGAATAGCGAAATCAATCCCTATCACACGGCAGACATCCGCTTGCAGAAAAAATTCAATCAAGGGAAATGGATACTCACGCTGGGCATAGACAATCTGTTCGACCGTTCTTCCAGCTATGCATGCCATACGGAAGACTACGAGAGAGACATACATATCCACACAGCTTCGCAAGGGAGGACATGGAAAATAGGAATCGCATGGAACTTCGGAAAAGGGAAACAAGCGAAAAAGACGGAAGTGGAAAAAGGCAAATTTTCCCAGCGGAACCGTTTGGCAGATTGA
- a CDS encoding winged helix-turn-helix domain-containing protein, translating into MPKELNPLLHSQLRLGVMSILMVKEEADFVYLKEKTESTAGNLSVQLDKLAGAGYIAIEKGFEGKRPRTTCRITPEGRGAFEEYVNTLKVYLHLE; encoded by the coding sequence ATGCCGAAAGAACTGAATCCCTTACTGCATTCCCAACTAAGGCTTGGCGTGATGTCTATCCTGATGGTGAAAGAGGAGGCAGACTTTGTATACCTGAAAGAAAAGACCGAATCCACCGCCGGCAATTTGAGCGTACAGCTCGACAAGCTGGCGGGAGCAGGCTATATCGCCATCGAAAAAGGCTTTGAAGGGAAACGCCCACGCACCACATGCCGCATCACCCCCGAAGGAAGGGGCGCGTTTGAGGAGTACGTCAATACACTGAAGGTGTATTTGCATTTGGAATAA
- a CDS encoding glycoside hydrolase family 65 protein: protein MKIWTWIGVVVGCFLLAPLKAENGALWQVCADSLHASYAPAPMASGCIGILPGKGPFRIEQVVLNHVFDAAAPGVVSRVMRGINPFGLKMKVDGETVDTVRIMDWRQVVDMRRAVHHTEFRMGQKVRVASDLRALRGLPYSGLISVSVEALSDVSIEVRCGMEIPGDYGKGTVYYRELDADGTRLHLVEAEAVSERGAKQVAAVSAFLLDDGAMSGLSYENDTEELCLNVSVKKGEVFSFSLVGSICSSRDFSDPYNEAERQVVYAVHEGQERLVRTHERLWDELWQGDIRIEGDDDAQRLVRFALFNLYASCRAGSRLSIPPMGLSSQGYNGHIFWDTELWMYPPMLLLQPELAKSMLDYRIDRIEPARRKAMAYGYRGVMFPWESDDTGEEATPTFALTGAFEHHITADVGIACWNYYGVTRDTLWLEREGFPLLREIADFWASRAVRNADGSYSIHGVTGADEYANGVTDNAFTNASASLALEYACRAGAVCGAHVPPVWKEVSRGLRILQFEDGVTREHAAYQGETIKQADVNLLAYPLGKIACPEQQRKDLTYYAGRIDQRDGPMMSYAVFCVQYARMGDAGKAWEMFRRCYLPNWRPPFGVLSETPSSNNPYFMTGAGGLLQAVLNGFCGLQITEEGVVQLPSVLPPHWKKVTVTGVGKEKKTFIRAQEAEK, encoded by the coding sequence ATGAAGATATGGACTTGGATAGGAGTTGTTGTAGGATGTTTTCTGCTGGCTCCTCTGAAAGCGGAAAACGGAGCCTTGTGGCAAGTGTGTGCCGATAGCTTGCATGCCTCTTATGCTCCGGCTCCGATGGCAAGCGGATGCATCGGCATTTTGCCGGGTAAAGGGCCGTTCAGGATAGAACAGGTGGTACTGAACCATGTGTTTGACGCTGCCGCTCCGGGTGTGGTAAGCCGGGTGATGCGAGGCATAAATCCGTTTGGGCTGAAGATGAAAGTGGACGGTGAAACCGTAGATACGGTGCGGATAATGGACTGGAGGCAGGTGGTGGATATGCGCAGGGCAGTGCACCATACAGAATTCCGGATGGGCCAGAAAGTGCGTGTGGCTTCTGACTTGCGTGCCTTGCGAGGGCTGCCTTATTCCGGACTGATATCGGTGTCGGTCGAAGCGTTGTCAGATGTCAGCATAGAAGTGCGGTGCGGAATGGAGATTCCCGGTGATTACGGAAAAGGAACGGTGTATTACCGTGAACTGGATGCCGATGGCACCCGCTTGCACCTGGTGGAGGCCGAGGCTGTTTCGGAACGTGGGGCGAAGCAGGTTGCGGCGGTTTCGGCTTTCTTGTTGGATGACGGTGCTATGTCCGGGCTTTCGTATGAGAATGATACGGAAGAGCTTTGCCTGAACGTATCTGTAAAGAAAGGGGAGGTCTTTTCTTTTTCGCTCGTGGGCAGCATCTGTTCTTCCCGTGACTTTTCCGACCCTTACAATGAAGCCGAACGCCAGGTGGTCTATGCCGTCCATGAAGGGCAGGAGCGGCTGGTGCGGACACATGAGCGGTTATGGGATGAATTGTGGCAAGGCGATATCCGGATAGAGGGGGATGACGATGCCCAGCGTCTGGTGCGCTTTGCGCTATTTAATCTGTATGCTTCGTGCCGTGCCGGAAGCCGTCTGAGCATTCCGCCGATGGGGCTTTCTTCGCAAGGCTATAACGGTCATATATTTTGGGATACCGAACTTTGGATGTATCCGCCCATGCTTCTGCTGCAGCCCGAACTGGCGAAGTCGATGTTGGATTATCGGATAGACCGCATTGAGCCTGCCCGAAGGAAAGCAATGGCATACGGCTATCGGGGTGTGATGTTTCCGTGGGAGAGTGATGACACGGGCGAGGAAGCTACGCCGACTTTTGCCTTAACCGGTGCGTTTGAGCATCACATTACGGCAGACGTGGGCATTGCTTGCTGGAATTATTATGGCGTGACGCGCGATACCCTGTGGCTGGAGCGCGAAGGTTTCCCCTTGCTTCGGGAAATAGCGGATTTTTGGGCAAGTCGTGCGGTGCGGAATGCCGACGGTTCTTATTCGATACATGGTGTGACCGGAGCGGATGAGTATGCTAATGGTGTGACGGATAATGCTTTTACCAATGCTTCCGCCTCGTTGGCATTGGAGTATGCTTGCCGCGCTGGAGCGGTTTGTGGAGCACATGTTCCTCCGGTATGGAAGGAGGTGAGCCGAGGTTTGCGTATCTTGCAGTTTGAGGACGGAGTAACGCGTGAACATGCAGCCTATCAAGGCGAGACCATCAAGCAGGCAGACGTAAACTTGTTGGCTTATCCGCTGGGAAAGATTGCTTGCCCGGAACAGCAACGGAAAGACTTGACGTATTATGCCGGACGTATCGACCAGCGGGATGGACCGATGATGTCATACGCCGTGTTCTGTGTGCAATATGCACGGATGGGCGATGCTGGGAAAGCGTGGGAAATGTTCCGCCGGTGTTATTTGCCCAACTGGCGTCCTCCTTTCGGTGTGTTGTCGGAAACGCCTTCCAGCAATAATCCTTATTTTATGACTGGTGCCGGCGGTCTGCTTCAGGCTGTATTGAATGGTTTTTGCGGGCTTCAAATCACCGAAGAAGGAGTTGTGCAATTACCTTCGGTTCTTCCTCCGCACTGGAAGAAAGTAACGGTAACAGGAGTAGGCAAGGAAAAAAAGACATTTATACGGGCGCAAGAAGCCGAAAAGTGA
- a CDS encoding DUF4251 domain-containing protein, whose product MKQMKWIFMCLASLILAANLSAQTREEKEAERKAFVEKRIADRHFKIDVSMAYPMGGNSIPLTSPYSLELKQDSADVFLPYFGRAYSIPYGGGNGLHFHSPATGLNVEKKKRGYAISFTSKTEEDTFDFFIDIADEGAASISVTMRNRQSIRYSGEISYEEE is encoded by the coding sequence ATGAAACAAATGAAATGGATTTTTATGTGTTTGGCAAGCCTGATTCTTGCCGCAAACCTATCCGCCCAAACACGGGAGGAAAAGGAAGCTGAGCGAAAAGCATTTGTTGAAAAGCGGATTGCCGACCGGCATTTCAAGATTGACGTATCCATGGCTTATCCCATGGGCGGAAACAGCATTCCGCTGACCAGCCCTTATAGCCTGGAGCTGAAGCAAGACTCGGCAGATGTCTTCCTGCCCTATTTCGGCAGGGCTTATTCAATCCCCTACGGAGGAGGGAACGGACTGCATTTCCACTCGCCCGCTACCGGACTGAACGTAGAAAAGAAAAAAAGAGGGTATGCGATAAGCTTTACTTCGAAAACGGAAGAAGACACATTTGATTTCTTTATCGACATAGCCGATGAGGGGGCTGCCTCTATTTCCGTCACGATGCGTAACAGGCAGTCCATCCGCTACAGCGGTGAGATTTCTTACGAAGAAGAGTGA
- a CDS encoding Abi family protein, with protein MEAFQKQYHTPSELVQLLQQRGLEIYNPVKAEDYIRHIGYYRLSAYFYPFLEHPKNEHKFKPGSSFEEVMQLYRFDRKLRLLLFNEIEKIEIAVRQAIVNAVCETNHDPFWITNPETFAKREKYNYMMGLINKEYERSNEDFIKHFKAKYDNDYPPAWELIEILPLGVVTRIYENLRDFKTQKKIAKEFYLNVPVLQSWLTLITLTRNACCHHSRVWNKTNAITTLSMKKMLRNWLNEQPNQQKVYYNLCLIRYFLNVINPANDLKQKLVNLFQQYPSIDLAAMGFTRGWELEPLWKE; from the coding sequence ATGGAAGCTTTTCAGAAACAATATCATACTCCATCAGAATTAGTACAATTATTACAGCAAAGAGGTTTGGAAATTTATAATCCTGTCAAGGCGGAGGATTATATCAGACATATCGGTTATTATCGGTTGAGTGCTTATTTCTATCCATTCCTTGAACATCCTAAAAATGAACATAAATTCAAGCCCGGTTCAAGTTTTGAGGAAGTCATGCAACTTTATCGTTTCGACCGGAAATTACGTCTCTTATTGTTCAATGAAATAGAGAAAATAGAGATAGCAGTACGTCAGGCCATTGTAAACGCAGTATGTGAGACCAATCATGATCCGTTTTGGATAACGAATCCGGAGACTTTTGCCAAAAGGGAGAAGTATAACTACATGATGGGACTGATAAACAAAGAGTATGAGAGGTCAAACGAAGATTTTATCAAGCATTTCAAGGCTAAATATGACAATGACTATCCTCCGGCATGGGAACTAATCGAGATTCTGCCTTTAGGGGTAGTGACACGCATTTATGAAAATTTGCGGGACTTCAAAACTCAAAAGAAGATAGCCAAAGAATTCTATCTGAATGTGCCTGTCCTGCAATCATGGCTTACCTTGATAACTCTGACGAGAAATGCTTGTTGCCATCATTCAAGGGTATGGAATAAAACAAATGCTATCACGACCCTTAGCATGAAAAAGATGTTGAGAAACTGGCTGAATGAACAACCTAACCAACAGAAAGTGTATTACAACTTATGCCTTATTAGATATTTTTTGAATGTGATCAATCCCGCCAATGATTTGAAACAGAAATTGGTTAACTTATTCCAACAATATCCTTCTATAGACCTTGCTGCTATGGGGTTTACCAGAGGATGGGAACTGGAACCTCTTTGGAAGGAATAA
- a CDS encoding Fur family transcriptional regulator, producing MGTNQHYITRLEKKGVKPTAVRILVFRALEEAQLPVSLLDLENLLETVDKSTIFRTLNAFLAHHLIHAIEDGSGSLKYEVCSNEDTCSIDDMHTHFYCERCHRTFCFHGIHVPIVHLPEGFNMQSINYMIKGICKECSYKMKMNE from the coding sequence ATGGGAACAAACCAGCATTACATCACCCGGCTAGAGAAAAAAGGAGTAAAGCCTACAGCTGTCCGCATCTTGGTATTCAGAGCACTGGAAGAAGCGCAACTTCCGGTTTCATTGCTCGATCTGGAAAACTTGTTAGAGACAGTAGACAAATCGACCATATTCCGCACGCTGAACGCCTTTCTTGCCCACCATTTGATTCACGCTATCGAAGACGGAAGCGGTTCGTTGAAATACGAGGTGTGCTCAAATGAAGATACATGCAGCATCGATGATATGCACACGCATTTTTATTGCGAAAGATGCCACCGTACGTTTTGTTTCCATGGGATTCATGTGCCCATAGTCCATTTGCCGGAAGGTTTCAATATGCAAAGTATCAATTACATGATAAAAGGAATTTGCAAGGAATGTTCCTACAAAATGAAAATGAATGAGTAA
- a CDS encoding DUF2141 domain-containing protein: MKTIWFIIALLSLSVSASAKGFSISIGNIRNDNGNILVMLQADGQSKPVYGMAKAQKGEVTITIEEVTWDHFTISVFHDENENWQIDTDEQGKPVEGFAREKHHPKKKEDACKLKLFYFDNPLER, from the coding sequence ATGAAAACAATCTGGTTTATAATCGCACTGTTAAGCTTGTCTGTATCTGCTTCAGCCAAAGGATTTTCTATCTCCATCGGCAATATCCGCAATGATAACGGAAATATCTTGGTCATGCTTCAAGCAGACGGACAAAGCAAACCTGTTTATGGAATGGCAAAAGCACAAAAGGGAGAGGTGACCATCACAATAGAAGAAGTGACTTGGGATCACTTTACCATTTCTGTCTTTCACGATGAAAACGAGAATTGGCAAATAGATACAGACGAACAGGGAAAACCTGTAGAAGGTTTTGCACGGGAAAAGCATCATCCGAAGAAAAAAGAAGATGCATGTAAGTTGAAATTGTTTTACTTCGATAATCCTTTAGAACGATGA
- a CDS encoding DUF3843 family protein — protein sequence MKAKTIYTKDWLQIHPYTAIQPSDAYFTALANRLFDACILRGLPESFRKKLALYAAAYLEDKVSGLGLWKSFTTEHQKLYGSMLPFYPADSGYYPDEVNEADLRFLIWNAWQKSGLAPHYLSPYASQVSEQASAFYALLDKAYEEAPENDILTGYFDTFENEADAEHKLTWLFGHTYLTEPSMYPYITHIAPSDRFIMPTGPLALFLYEWIELLSGKPCWKQVQGLYLKEPEIPFHILETNKNIYQNFTQGTEGKHMVYLNGYGELKDFLVRTLKWQDDESHTLPQMKAHRNFILMSNPKKGILLAKDICEYIADRDNPMYNREKAQANAFRLLTEETLCPPDLLIYCIEKGLLPDASIPGETEHALTRADMDFIARHALLYYYRGD from the coding sequence ATGAAAGCAAAAACTATATACACAAAAGACTGGTTGCAAATACATCCGTATACTGCCATCCAACCTTCGGACGCTTATTTTACCGCACTTGCCAACCGGCTTTTCGACGCATGCATCCTGCGCGGACTTCCGGAATCTTTCCGCAAGAAGCTGGCGCTTTACGCGGCCGCTTACCTTGAAGACAAGGTTTCCGGACTGGGACTTTGGAAAAGCTTTACCACAGAGCATCAAAAGCTTTACGGCTCCATGCTTCCGTTTTATCCGGCGGATTCCGGTTATTATCCGGATGAGGTGAACGAAGCAGACCTCCGTTTCCTGATATGGAACGCTTGGCAGAAGTCGGGACTTGCGCCGCATTACCTGTCTCCTTATGCGTCTCAAGTTTCGGAACAGGCATCCGCCTTTTATGCTTTATTGGATAAGGCATACGAGGAAGCCCCTGAAAATGACATTCTGACCGGGTACTTTGACACATTTGAAAACGAAGCCGACGCGGAACATAAGCTGACATGGCTTTTCGGGCATACGTATCTGACAGAGCCTTCGATGTATCCTTACATTACGCATATCGCTCCTTCCGACCGGTTTATTATGCCTACCGGTCCGCTGGCTCTTTTCCTCTATGAATGGATAGAGCTGCTGTCCGGAAAACCTTGCTGGAAACAGGTGCAGGGGCTTTATCTTAAAGAGCCCGAAATACCTTTCCACATTCTGGAAACAAACAAAAACATCTATCAGAACTTCACTCAAGGTACAGAAGGAAAGCACATGGTTTACCTGAACGGATACGGGGAACTGAAAGATTTTCTGGTCCGCACTCTCAAATGGCAGGATGATGAAAGCCACACGTTGCCTCAGATGAAAGCGCATCGCAATTTCATTCTGATGAGCAATCCAAAGAAAGGGATTTTACTGGCAAAAGACATCTGTGAGTACATTGCCGATAGGGATAATCCGATGTACAATCGTGAGAAAGCGCAGGCGAATGCATTCCGGCTCTTGACGGAAGAAACCCTTTGCCCACCCGACTTGCTCATTTATTGCATCGAAAAGGGGCTGCTTCCTGACGCTTCCATTCCGGGAGAAACGGAGCATGCACTCACGCGGGCAGACATGGATTTCATAGCCCGCCATGCCTTGCTTTATTATTATCGGGGGGATTGA